One Kitasatospora sp. NBC_01266 genomic window carries:
- a CDS encoding SDR family oxidoreductase — protein MDSPIAVIGGNGRVGRLVVEKLLARGERVRVLGRSERGSRHRSEAEFFRADVREPATLTAPLAGCSAVVYSVEPGTSDSGSDSPRATMYQGVLNALEAATAGGARPHFALVSQIYVTRPENSMNSYGRLLDWRLAGEDAVRAAGLPHTVVRPSWLTDRHAAGSAVRLEQGDTGDGKICRDDVAEAIVNALYLPAGAGITFEIYNGSGSAGTDWSRLFGGLRRDEAPAAAR, from the coding sequence ATGGACAGTCCGATTGCGGTGATCGGGGGCAACGGCCGGGTCGGCCGCCTGGTTGTCGAGAAGCTGCTGGCCCGCGGCGAGCGGGTGCGGGTGCTGGGCCGCAGCGAGCGCGGGTCCCGGCACCGGAGCGAGGCGGAGTTCTTCCGCGCCGACGTCCGCGAGCCGGCCACCCTGACCGCGCCGCTGGCCGGCTGCTCGGCGGTGGTCTACTCGGTCGAGCCCGGCACCTCCGACTCCGGCTCCGACAGCCCGCGCGCCACCATGTACCAGGGCGTGCTCAATGCCCTGGAGGCCGCCACGGCCGGCGGCGCCCGGCCGCACTTCGCGCTGGTCAGCCAGATCTACGTGACCCGGCCCGAGAACTCGATGAACTCCTACGGCCGGCTGCTGGACTGGCGCCTGGCCGGCGAGGACGCGGTGCGCGCGGCCGGACTGCCGCACACGGTGGTCCGACCCAGCTGGCTGACCGACCGTCATGCGGCCGGCAGCGCGGTCCGGCTGGAGCAGGGCGACACCGGCGACGGCAAGATCTGCCGCGACGACGTGGCCGAGGCCATCGTGAACGCCCTCTACCTGCCCGCGGGCGCCGGCATCACCTTCGAGATCTACAACGGGTCGGGCAGCGCCGGCACCGACTGGTCGCGGCTGTTCGGCGGGTTGCGCCGGGACGAGGCCCCGGCGGCCGCCAGATGA
- a CDS encoding nuclear transport factor 2 family protein, whose translation MTVRGRRWGVGIALAALAAAGAVTFGLDPVRAQLTEAVRDDPATTSPSTLAQLPAPARAYVDAVAAKDLDGLVAAFDPAGVVIDVGREIRGRDAIRQWAGREVIGGRLTVLRATPRPGGTTMLVVFAPGGVGGFRADYAFDLSGGLITRAALSYAD comes from the coding sequence ATGACCGTGCGAGGACGCCGGTGGGGCGTCGGGATCGCGCTGGCGGCGCTGGCCGCCGCCGGCGCCGTCACGTTCGGCCTGGACCCGGTCCGGGCCCAGCTGACCGAGGCGGTGCGCGACGACCCCGCCACGACCAGCCCGAGCACCCTGGCCCAACTGCCCGCGCCCGCCCGCGCCTACGTGGACGCGGTGGCGGCGAAGGACCTGGACGGCCTGGTCGCCGCCTTCGACCCGGCCGGGGTGGTGATCGACGTCGGCCGTGAGATCCGCGGCCGGGACGCGATCCGGCAGTGGGCCGGCCGCGAGGTGATCGGCGGCCGGCTGACCGTGCTGCGCGCCACCCCGCGCCCGGGCGGGACCACCATGCTGGTGGTCTTCGCCCCCGGCGGCGTCGGCGGCTTCCGCGCCGACTACGCCTTCGACCTGTCCGGCGGCCTGATCACCAGGGCCGCGCTGAGCTATGCGGACTGA
- a CDS encoding EthD domain-containing protein translates to MIHQLIFAHPKPGMSEQEFQRYWLEVHAPNFASKIPQIRKYAVDTRIPLGEEPADPLWSGIAEIWLENDEDQIASLQTPEFLQGARLDEPNWAAFWRTVVLDTDANLVLPGPGSAVPHPVKLVLLVKRTNGTTVEEFRARSLGQHAKVALQLPGLVRYSQNFTRDGWYGLGETLLDGAYLFNFETEEALRAAYDSPEFAALLADLHEFVEPRYIHQMAAVEHWVIGTE, encoded by the coding sequence ATGATCCACCAGCTCATTTTCGCCCACCCCAAGCCGGGGATGAGCGAGCAGGAGTTCCAGCGATACTGGCTGGAGGTGCACGCCCCGAACTTCGCCTCGAAGATCCCGCAGATCCGCAAGTACGCCGTGGACACCCGGATCCCGCTCGGCGAGGAGCCGGCCGATCCGCTGTGGAGCGGCATCGCGGAGATCTGGCTGGAGAACGACGAGGACCAGATCGCCTCGCTGCAGACCCCCGAGTTCCTCCAGGGCGCCCGGCTGGACGAGCCCAACTGGGCCGCCTTCTGGCGCACCGTGGTGCTCGACACCGACGCCAACCTGGTGCTCCCCGGCCCGGGTTCGGCGGTGCCGCACCCGGTGAAGCTGGTGCTGCTGGTCAAGCGGACCAACGGCACCACCGTGGAGGAGTTCCGCGCCCGCAGCCTGGGCCAGCACGCCAAGGTGGCCCTGCAGTTGCCCGGACTGGTGCGCTACAGTCAGAACTTCACTCGGGACGGCTGGTACGGGCTCGGCGAGACCCTGCTGGACGGGGCCTACCTGTTCAACTTCGAGACCGAGGAGGCGCTGCGCGCCGCCTACGACTCCCCGGAGTTCGCCGCCCTCCTCGCCGACCTGCACGAGTTCGTCGAGCCGCGTTACATCCACCAGATGGCGGCGGTCGAGCACTGGGTCATCGGGACCGAGTGA
- a CDS encoding ankyrin repeat domain-containing protein: MTDSEQTATTRAVAERWFTSLTSGDFATALDCLADDVEWINYAPVPGYNDDMAWIGTVHGRQAVLDSLGVFTGVAEVGKEALVRISVDGENAAGVIQEESTIKATGLPFEIEFVQWLTVREGKIVRWKSYTDPSQIIRAIRGDDDPRSRHTSSALLDAVQARDTELVGTLLTRGADANTRDQETGLTALMVAAGQADPATVRVLLSHGADPLTADTRAGATPLHKACQGGSVEVARALVEAGAFVDAVAPTTGHTPLMDALWYKYPELVEYLLAQGASLEVYTHYGFSLKQHFEYELNVNTRGKDLLLQAEQHLNARRASDSAAVDAQRLMAAVAAGDTAQVPGLLAAGAQVDAVYPRLNGFNDGHTPLHVAARDGHTEIVSLLLEAGADVNAVEPCFGAVPLHKAVYNGHAEITGLLVARPGINLDFQGATNGYSPLHDALWHGYEECARILLAAGARRDLVGHDGKTPHDVALDTFGADHPLVVELASS; the protein is encoded by the coding sequence ATGACCGACTCCGAGCAGACCGCGACCACCCGCGCGGTGGCCGAGCGCTGGTTCACCTCGCTCACCTCGGGCGACTTCGCGACCGCGCTGGACTGCCTGGCGGACGACGTGGAGTGGATCAACTACGCGCCGGTCCCCGGCTACAACGACGACATGGCGTGGATCGGCACGGTCCACGGCAGGCAGGCCGTGCTGGACAGCCTGGGCGTCTTCACCGGCGTCGCCGAGGTGGGCAAGGAGGCGCTGGTCCGGATCTCGGTGGACGGCGAGAACGCCGCCGGCGTGATCCAGGAAGAGTCGACCATCAAGGCGACCGGCCTCCCCTTCGAGATCGAGTTCGTCCAGTGGCTGACCGTGCGCGAGGGCAAGATCGTGCGCTGGAAGTCCTACACCGACCCGTCCCAGATCATCCGGGCGATCCGCGGCGACGACGACCCGCGCAGCCGGCACACCAGCAGCGCGCTGCTGGACGCGGTGCAGGCCCGGGACACCGAGCTGGTCGGCACCCTGCTGACCCGGGGCGCCGACGCCAACACCCGGGACCAGGAGACCGGCCTGACCGCGCTGATGGTCGCCGCCGGCCAGGCCGACCCGGCGACCGTGCGGGTGCTGCTCTCGCACGGCGCCGACCCGCTCACCGCGGACACCCGGGCCGGCGCCACCCCGCTGCACAAGGCCTGCCAGGGCGGCAGCGTGGAGGTGGCCCGGGCGCTGGTCGAAGCCGGCGCCTTCGTGGACGCGGTGGCACCCACCACCGGCCACACCCCGCTGATGGACGCGCTCTGGTACAAGTACCCGGAGCTGGTGGAGTACCTGCTGGCGCAGGGCGCCAGCCTGGAGGTCTACACCCACTACGGCTTCTCGCTCAAGCAGCACTTCGAGTACGAGCTCAACGTCAACACCCGCGGCAAGGACCTGCTGCTCCAGGCCGAGCAGCACCTCAACGCCCGGCGCGCCTCCGACAGCGCCGCGGTGGACGCCCAGCGGCTGATGGCCGCGGTGGCGGCCGGCGACACCGCGCAGGTGCCCGGCCTGCTGGCGGCCGGCGCCCAGGTGGACGCGGTCTACCCGCGGCTGAACGGCTTCAACGACGGCCACACCCCGCTGCACGTGGCCGCCCGCGACGGGCACACCGAGATCGTCTCGCTGCTGCTGGAGGCCGGCGCCGACGTCAACGCGGTGGAACCCTGCTTCGGCGCCGTGCCGCTGCACAAGGCGGTCTACAACGGGCACGCCGAGATCACCGGCCTGCTGGTCGCCCGCCCCGGGATCAACCTGGACTTCCAGGGCGCGACCAACGGCTACTCCCCGCTGCACGACGCACTCTGGCACGGCTACGAGGAGTGCGCGCGGATCCTGCTGGCCGCCGGCGCCCGCCGGGACCTGGTGGGCCACGACGGCAAGACGCCGCACGACGTCGCCCTCGACACGTTCGGCGCCGACCACCCGCTCGTCGTCGAACTCGCCTCCAGCTGA
- a CDS encoding muconolactone Delta-isomerase, which translates to MLFYVQMKWKHEGRITLDELWEVEQEEAEHAVETINSGFCVGIWKVAAQKRVIAIIDSPDAEELDRTALGRLPMREYLEFEEVWPLRDYLGFAEDVKKRYQV; encoded by the coding sequence ATGCTGTTCTACGTCCAGATGAAGTGGAAGCACGAGGGCCGGATCACCCTCGACGAGCTGTGGGAGGTCGAGCAGGAGGAGGCCGAGCACGCCGTCGAGACCATCAACTCCGGCTTCTGCGTGGGTATCTGGAAGGTGGCGGCGCAGAAGCGGGTGATCGCCATCATCGACTCCCCCGACGCCGAGGAGCTCGACCGGACCGCGCTCGGCCGGCTGCCGATGCGCGAGTACCTGGAGTTCGAGGAGGTCTGGCCGCTGCGCGACTACCTCGGCTTCGCCGAGGACGTCAAGAAGCGCTACCAGGTCTGA
- a CDS encoding VOC family protein, producing MTGTTEPLPVLRLSACLSVADLKATADWYRETLGFTLIRGLEFPQFDAEVAYLGNGTQVLELMRVANGTDVHRPLPPNHGALRGLSQLTFYVADLAETATQLKSRGAELVTDVADVPALGVKALFVRDPEGHYLEFIQADWLH from the coding sequence ATGACCGGGACCACCGAACCGCTGCCGGTGCTGCGGCTGTCCGCCTGCCTGTCGGTGGCCGACCTCAAGGCCACCGCCGACTGGTACCGCGAGACCCTCGGCTTCACCCTGATCCGCGGCCTGGAGTTCCCGCAGTTCGACGCCGAGGTGGCCTATCTCGGCAACGGCACCCAGGTGCTGGAGCTGATGCGGGTGGCCAACGGCACCGACGTCCACCGCCCGCTGCCGCCCAACCACGGCGCTCTGCGGGGACTGAGCCAACTCACCTTCTACGTAGCGGACCTGGCCGAGACAGCCACGCAACTCAAGTCTCGCGGAGCCGAGTTGGTCACCGATGTGGCCGATGTTCCGGCACTCGGCGTCAAGGCGCTGTTCGTCCGCGACCCGGAGGGGCACTACCTCGAGTTCATCCAGGCCGACTGGCTCCACTGA
- a CDS encoding type 1 glutamine amidotransferase domain-containing protein — translation MAKKRILIVLSEYGYWGEELVGPLETFDKAGYEVTFATPTGKRPVALPPSYDPEYIDPPLGKSVTSGEMAAKVKAVDTSDRLDNPLDIASWLPDRPYRSRPDFLRAFEAYHDRREHVKAQIAERYDALLIVGGSGPIVDLANNWRVHDLILAFRDLGLVVAAECYGVACLAFAREMDDRVSIIRNKHVTGHCIEYDYKDGTGFMGTDFVIGPPPYPLEYILRDATAPNGAYHGNFGHDTSVIVDFPFVTGRSTPDSYLTGQKVVEVLEHGLRQWGFTVNS, via the coding sequence ATGGCGAAGAAACGGATCCTCATCGTGCTCTCCGAGTACGGCTACTGGGGCGAGGAACTCGTCGGCCCGCTGGAGACCTTCGACAAGGCCGGTTACGAGGTCACCTTCGCGACGCCGACCGGCAAGCGGCCGGTCGCCCTGCCGCCGAGCTACGACCCCGAGTACATCGACCCGCCGCTGGGCAAGTCGGTGACCAGCGGTGAGATGGCCGCGAAGGTCAAGGCGGTCGACACCTCGGACCGGCTGGACAACCCGCTGGACATCGCCTCCTGGCTGCCGGACCGGCCCTACCGCAGCCGGCCCGACTTCCTGCGCGCGTTCGAGGCCTACCACGACCGCCGCGAGCACGTGAAGGCGCAGATCGCCGAGCGCTACGACGCGCTGCTGATCGTCGGCGGCTCCGGGCCGATCGTCGACCTGGCCAACAACTGGCGGGTGCACGACCTGATCCTGGCCTTCCGCGACCTGGGCCTGGTGGTGGCCGCCGAGTGCTACGGCGTCGCCTGCCTGGCCTTCGCCCGGGAGATGGACGACCGGGTCAGCATCATCCGCAACAAGCACGTCACCGGGCACTGCATCGAGTACGACTACAAGGACGGCACCGGCTTCATGGGTACCGACTTCGTGATCGGCCCGCCGCCGTACCCGCTGGAGTACATCCTGCGCGACGCCACCGCGCCGAACGGTGCCTACCACGGCAACTTCGGCCACGACACCTCGGTGATCGTGGACTTCCCGTTCGTCACCGGCCGTTCCACCCCGGACTCCTACCTCACCGGCCAGAAGGTCGTCGAGGTGCTGGAGCACGGACTGCGCCAGTGGGGCTTCACCGTCAACAGCTGA
- a CDS encoding MFS transporter produces the protein MSNLQRTASAPGELTARRKQISLLILCAAVFLDSLDNSVLGVSLPSIKHALNLTDGSLQWLVSGYTVGYGGFLLLGGRVADLWGRKRTFMVATVVFIIASLLGGVFTDGSLLVATRVLKGIAAGFTAPAAMSLITTTFREGSERNRALGIFAMTGAGGYSFGLVLSGVLTEINWRLVFFVPALIALGVLIASPLIVGDRADATPRSRGGFDLGGAISATVGVMLLVYGLVQAPAWGWGSPSAIGTLAGAVVLLIGFVLIESRHRAPLVPLSIFRSRTLSSANLVSVVWACSTIGWQFVASLYVQETLGYSALQTAFAFLPLGLVIVVTAKYASGALVGRFGVRAVATAGMLLQGLGVLLFLRIGHHSDFATVLLPAILIHGIGNGLVYPTVNIAGVSGVADERQGVASGLITAAYQIGAGIGVAVLAAVLTATATTTGPGVGVTNYRWAFMVAVVFSAVGVLVALFGIRPRSASTAVGGGSGSQTATAAAPTTAAAN, from the coding sequence ATGAGCAATCTCCAACGCACCGCATCGGCGCCCGGGGAGTTGACCGCCCGCCGTAAGCAGATCTCGTTGCTGATCCTGTGCGCCGCGGTCTTCCTCGACTCGCTCGACAACTCGGTACTCGGCGTGTCGCTGCCGAGCATCAAGCACGCCCTGAACCTGACCGACGGTTCGCTCCAGTGGCTGGTCTCCGGCTACACCGTCGGCTACGGCGGCTTCCTGCTGCTCGGCGGCCGGGTCGCCGACCTCTGGGGCCGCAAGCGAACCTTCATGGTCGCCACCGTGGTCTTCATCATCGCGAGCCTGCTCGGTGGCGTCTTCACCGACGGCTCGCTGCTGGTGGCTACCCGGGTGCTCAAGGGCATCGCGGCCGGCTTCACCGCCCCCGCGGCGATGTCGCTGATCACCACCACCTTCCGGGAGGGCTCCGAGCGCAACCGCGCGCTGGGCATCTTCGCGATGACCGGTGCCGGCGGCTACAGCTTCGGCCTGGTGCTCTCCGGCGTGCTGACCGAGATCAACTGGCGGCTGGTCTTCTTCGTGCCGGCCCTGATCGCCCTCGGCGTGCTGATCGCCAGCCCGCTGATCGTCGGTGACCGCGCCGACGCCACCCCCCGCAGCCGGGGCGGCTTCGACCTGGGTGGCGCGATCAGTGCCACGGTCGGCGTGATGCTGCTGGTCTACGGCCTGGTCCAGGCGCCCGCCTGGGGCTGGGGCTCACCGTCGGCGATCGGCACGCTGGCCGGCGCCGTGGTGCTGCTGATCGGCTTCGTACTGATCGAGTCCCGGCACCGGGCGCCGCTGGTGCCGCTGTCCATCTTCCGTTCCAGGACCCTGAGCAGCGCCAACCTGGTGTCCGTGGTCTGGGCCTGCTCCACCATCGGCTGGCAGTTCGTGGCCAGCCTCTACGTGCAGGAGACGCTGGGCTACAGCGCGCTGCAGACCGCGTTCGCCTTCCTGCCGCTCGGCCTGGTGATCGTGGTGACCGCCAAGTACGCCTCCGGCGCGCTGGTCGGGCGCTTCGGCGTCCGCGCGGTGGCCACCGCGGGCATGCTGCTCCAGGGCCTGGGCGTGCTGCTCTTCCTGCGGATCGGCCACCACAGCGACTTCGCGACGGTGCTGCTGCCGGCCATCCTGATCCACGGCATCGGCAACGGCCTGGTCTACCCGACCGTCAACATCGCGGGCGTCAGCGGCGTGGCGGACGAGCGCCAGGGTGTGGCCTCCGGCCTGATCACCGCCGCGTACCAGATCGGCGCCGGTATCGGTGTCGCGGTGCTGGCGGCCGTGCTGACCGCCACCGCCACGACCACCGGACCGGGCGTCGGGGTGACCAACTACCGCTGGGCCTTCATGGTGGCGGTGGTCTTCTCGGCGGTCGGCGTGCTGGTCGCGCTCTTCGGGATCCGTCCCAGGTCCGCCTCGACCGCGGTCGGCGGCGGCAGCGGGAGCCAGACCGCCACGGCGGCGGCTCCGACCACCGCGGCGGCCAACTGA